One region of Anaeromyxobacter paludicola genomic DNA includes:
- a CDS encoding GNAT family N-acetyltransferase produces the protein MSLYLRVSESAEAGRLASLRAEWTELFDAAGQPTPFLSWEWLFTFWRAFGQRRDVRILEARGRTGRLEGLLVLQGRRPALGPRRWSLLGNGLAGADALDVLARPGAEPQVRSAIASHLLRTLPEWDALDLEDLPAGSPTVEALTRALAPHGVEVEVAPRFTCPGFALRGGFAEHLRRIARRETYGRRCRWLARQPGFRIEVATSVGEMAEAMEDFLRLHRLRWAPEGGSYGIPPGRVEEFHRAVAPLLAARGFMRLYRLFVQGRSVAAVYGLELGGRFYYYQSGMDPAWSPRSPGMVLTGRTVEDAYARGLGYYDFLRGTEAYKRDWADGGQETVALRLRSPGLRAEALQAAEGAFRAARDVARRVAPERIWLALRRARRNLGLGAMGAFEGR, from the coding sequence GTGAGCCTCTACCTGCGCGTGTCGGAGAGCGCGGAGGCGGGGCGGCTCGCCTCGCTCCGGGCCGAGTGGACCGAGCTCTTCGACGCCGCCGGGCAGCCCACGCCGTTCCTCTCCTGGGAGTGGCTCTTCACCTTCTGGCGCGCCTTCGGGCAGCGGCGGGACGTGCGCATCCTCGAGGCCCGCGGCCGGACCGGGCGGCTCGAGGGGCTCCTCGTGCTGCAGGGGCGGCGGCCGGCGCTGGGGCCGCGCCGCTGGTCGCTCCTGGGCAACGGCCTCGCCGGCGCCGACGCGCTCGACGTCCTGGCGCGGCCGGGGGCGGAGCCGCAGGTCCGCTCGGCCATCGCCTCGCACCTCCTGCGCACCCTGCCGGAGTGGGACGCGCTCGACCTCGAGGATCTCCCGGCCGGCAGCCCGACGGTCGAGGCGCTGACGCGGGCGCTCGCGCCGCACGGGGTCGAGGTGGAGGTGGCGCCGCGCTTCACCTGCCCGGGGTTCGCGCTCCGCGGCGGCTTCGCCGAGCACCTCCGCCGCATCGCCCGGCGCGAGACCTACGGCCGGCGCTGCCGCTGGCTGGCGCGCCAGCCGGGCTTCCGGATCGAGGTGGCCACCTCGGTGGGCGAGATGGCCGAGGCGATGGAGGACTTCCTGCGCCTGCACCGGCTCCGCTGGGCGCCCGAGGGCGGGTCCTACGGGATCCCGCCGGGGAGGGTGGAGGAGTTCCACCGGGCCGTGGCGCCGCTCCTCGCCGCGCGCGGGTTCATGCGGCTCTACCGGCTCTTCGTCCAGGGCCGCTCGGTGGCCGCGGTCTACGGCCTCGAGCTGGGCGGCCGCTTCTACTACTACCAGTCCGGGATGGATCCGGCCTGGTCGCCGCGCAGCCCGGGCATGGTGCTGACCGGCCGGACCGTCGAGGACGCCTACGCCCGCGGCCTCGGCTACTACGACTTCCTGCGCGGCACCGAGGCCTACAAGCGGGACTGGGCGGACGGCGGGCAGGAGACGGTGGCGCTCCGGCTCCGCTCGCCGGGGCTCCGCGCCGAGGCGCTGCAGGCGGCCGAGGGGGCCTTCCGGGCGGCGCGCGACGTGGCGCGGCGGGTGGCGCCGGAGCGGATCTGGCTCGCGCTGCGGCGGGCGCGGCGGAACCTCGGCCTGGGCGCGATGGGCGCCTTCGAGGGGCGCTAG
- a CDS encoding DegT/DnrJ/EryC1/StrS family aminotransferase: MAMTVAEPLAGPAAAPPRSAAWRAGRRWLPCLPTLWPEMLVPRRRPEAPPFPFSAGRARPYYFARNAVFHGARLLGLAGAEVLVPAYHHGVEVEALEAAGCQPAFVRVNARMELDLEDLEARVGPRTRALYVIHYAGFPQPMREIREIARRAGLPVVEDCALALYSCDGPVPLGLLGDLGVFCLYKTIPVPNGGLLVVNGELAGEPPPVLPAPLASTASHAGGAMLANAAFRLGDAGQALRQGGRRLARAVRGAARVEHVSTGTMHFDPGAVDLGMSRLSAAIAANLDHREIVAARRRNYRLAQARLETLSPPVHPELPPGVCPLFYPFLCDDKDRLKRRLAARGVETVDFWRTGHPACPAERFPEVAMLRRRVLELPIHQDLSPEDVAYLCDAVEESLA, encoded by the coding sequence GTGGCGATGACGGTGGCGGAGCCCCTCGCCGGCCCGGCCGCGGCTCCCCCGCGCTCGGCCGCCTGGCGGGCCGGGCGGCGCTGGCTCCCCTGCCTGCCGACCCTCTGGCCCGAGATGCTGGTGCCCCGGCGCCGCCCCGAGGCGCCGCCGTTCCCGTTCTCCGCGGGCCGGGCGCGCCCGTACTACTTCGCGCGAAACGCCGTCTTCCACGGCGCGCGGCTGCTCGGCCTCGCCGGCGCCGAGGTGCTCGTGCCGGCCTACCACCACGGCGTCGAGGTGGAGGCGCTGGAGGCGGCGGGGTGCCAGCCCGCCTTCGTGCGGGTGAACGCGCGCATGGAGCTCGACCTCGAGGACCTCGAGGCCCGCGTCGGGCCGCGCACGCGCGCCCTCTACGTCATCCACTACGCCGGCTTCCCCCAGCCCATGCGCGAGATCCGGGAGATCGCCCGGCGCGCCGGGCTGCCGGTGGTCGAGGACTGCGCGCTCGCCCTCTACTCCTGCGACGGCCCGGTACCCCTCGGCCTGCTGGGCGACCTCGGCGTCTTCTGCCTCTACAAGACCATCCCGGTCCCGAACGGCGGGCTGCTGGTCGTGAACGGCGAGCTCGCGGGCGAGCCGCCCCCCGTCCTCCCCGCGCCGCTCGCGAGCACCGCCTCGCACGCGGGCGGCGCGATGCTGGCGAACGCCGCCTTCCGGCTCGGCGACGCCGGGCAGGCGCTCCGGCAGGGCGGCCGCCGCCTGGCCCGCGCCGTGCGCGGCGCCGCCCGGGTCGAGCACGTCTCGACCGGCACCATGCACTTCGATCCGGGCGCCGTGGACCTCGGGATGAGCCGCCTCTCCGCCGCCATCGCCGCCAACCTCGACCACCGGGAGATCGTGGCGGCGCGGCGGCGCAACTACCGCCTCGCGCAGGCCCGGCTCGAGACGCTCTCGCCGCCCGTGCACCCCGAGCTCCCTCCCGGCGTCTGCCCGCTCTTCTACCCCTTCCTCTGCGACGACAAGGACCGGCTGAAGCGGCGGCTCGCGGCGCGCGGCGTGGAGACGGTGGACTTCTGGCGGACCGGCCACCCGGCCTGCCCGGCCGAGCGCTTCCCCGAGGTGGCGATGCTCCGGCGCCGGGTGCTGGAGCTGCCCATCCACCAGGACCTCTCCCCGGAGGACGTGGCCTACCTGTGCGACGCCGTCGAGGAGAGCCTCGCGTGA
- a CDS encoding GNAT family N-acetyltransferase: MIGTAPATAPAAGAALYATELLRGRAAFDALAPEWNALLARGPCDLPFARHEWLSAWLDAFAPEAQPLVVTARDAAGRLAGAAPFLRERRLGVRRLVAPANDHSCRFEWALGPDAVGAAAALWAHLRDRVGWDLLLLRDLPRDGPTGTLVPALAAADGHLTGRWESMRSPWIALGGAAVEERLSAKFRANLRRRLKKLSELGAVSVRRAGAGEEARVMLGEFLALEAAGWKGERGTAIARDPRTRRFYERLAEVAAARGWLALRALDLDGRPVAMHFGLVYGGAYYLPKPTYDEGLGPCSPGQLLFREVVAECAARGLAALDFLGPDMPWKRDWEPAHRPHDWVYVYRPGLAGRTIYTMKHCVKPLAKEVLRWWR; encoded by the coding sequence GTGATCGGCACGGCCCCAGCCACCGCGCCGGCCGCCGGCGCCGCCCTCTACGCCACCGAGCTCCTGCGCGGGCGGGCCGCCTTCGACGCGCTCGCGCCGGAGTGGAACGCGCTCCTCGCGCGCGGCCCCTGCGATCTCCCCTTCGCCCGCCACGAGTGGCTCTCGGCGTGGCTCGACGCCTTCGCCCCGGAGGCGCAGCCGCTCGTGGTGACGGCGCGGGACGCGGCGGGGCGGCTCGCCGGCGCGGCGCCGTTCCTGCGGGAGCGGCGGCTCGGGGTGCGGCGGCTCGTGGCCCCGGCGAACGATCACTCCTGCCGCTTCGAGTGGGCCCTCGGCCCCGACGCGGTCGGCGCGGCCGCGGCCCTCTGGGCGCACCTGCGCGATCGGGTCGGCTGGGACCTGCTCCTGCTGCGCGACCTCCCGCGCGACGGCCCCACCGGGACCCTCGTACCGGCGCTGGCCGCCGCCGACGGCCACCTCACCGGCCGCTGGGAGTCGATGCGCTCGCCCTGGATCGCGCTCGGCGGCGCGGCGGTGGAGGAGCGGCTCTCGGCCAAGTTCCGGGCCAACCTGCGCCGGCGGCTCAAGAAGCTCTCCGAGCTGGGGGCGGTCTCGGTGCGGCGGGCAGGGGCCGGCGAGGAGGCCCGGGTGATGCTCGGCGAGTTCCTCGCCCTCGAGGCCGCCGGCTGGAAGGGCGAGCGCGGCACCGCCATCGCCCGCGATCCCCGCACGCGCCGCTTCTACGAGCGGCTCGCCGAGGTGGCCGCCGCGCGCGGCTGGCTGGCGCTCCGCGCGCTCGACCTCGACGGCCGGCCGGTGGCGATGCACTTCGGCCTCGTCTACGGCGGCGCCTACTACCTGCCGAAGCCGACCTACGACGAGGGGCTCGGGCCGTGCTCGCCCGGCCAGCTCCTCTTCCGGGAGGTGGTGGCCGAGTGCGCGGCGCGGGGCCTCGCGGCGCTCGACTTCCTCGGCCCCGACATGCCCTGGAAGCGCGACTGGGAGCCCGCGCACCGGCCGCACGACTGGGTCTACGTCTACCGGCCGGGCCTGGCCGGCCGCACCATCTACACGATGAAGCACTGCGTGAAGCCGCTCGCGAAGGAGGTGCTGCGGTGGTGGCGATGA
- a CDS encoding exopolysaccharide biosynthesis polyprenyl glycosylphosphotransferase, with product MVRVFNHWLSPRKAAFFVAEETVLVLALLAGAALGPVAAPHPVDARPDVAPAVLRATLAAMAFAGSLYFGDLYDLHVAARDRAEGRRLLRALGAAVAALAAAYIVLPHLVPMGWLPRGSLTLAAAGGALAVIAVRAAMPAVLGAPIRILLLGAGDRARRLARAIEEEGDQLFEVVGFLATGAGEGGASPLLFIGPLGPVVARTRAQIVVVAVEDRRAGLPVDELLACRTRGVQVTNDVSFAEATLKRLPLELVRPSALIFDEGFRVSRTRRAVKRALDLAAATALLVLAGPAMAATALAIWVCDGRPIFYSQERTGALGRGYRIWKFRTMRRDAEKMGAAWAADRDPRVLPIGRFLRRSRLDELPQLWNVLRGEMSLVGPRPERPIFLAELKRHYPLFAMRELVKPGLTGWAQLRYGYGASVAEMGRKLEYDLYYIKNCSLFLDLVCLFHTAKTVLSGRGAR from the coding sequence ATGGTGCGCGTCTTCAACCACTGGCTTTCTCCGCGCAAGGCGGCCTTCTTCGTCGCCGAGGAGACGGTCCTCGTGCTGGCGCTGCTCGCCGGGGCCGCGCTCGGCCCGGTGGCGGCGCCGCACCCGGTGGACGCGCGCCCGGACGTGGCGCCGGCGGTCCTGCGGGCCACGCTCGCGGCGATGGCCTTCGCCGGCTCGCTCTACTTCGGCGACCTCTACGACCTGCACGTGGCCGCGCGCGACCGCGCCGAGGGACGCCGGCTCCTGCGGGCGCTGGGCGCCGCGGTGGCGGCGCTCGCGGCCGCCTACATCGTGCTGCCCCACCTGGTCCCGATGGGCTGGCTGCCGCGCGGCTCGCTCACGCTCGCGGCGGCCGGCGGGGCGCTCGCGGTGATCGCGGTCCGCGCCGCCATGCCGGCGGTGCTCGGCGCGCCCATCCGGATCCTCCTCCTCGGCGCGGGGGACCGCGCCCGCCGGCTGGCGCGCGCCATCGAGGAGGAGGGCGATCAGCTCTTCGAGGTGGTCGGCTTCCTCGCCACCGGCGCAGGCGAGGGGGGCGCCTCGCCGCTCCTCTTCATCGGCCCGCTCGGCCCGGTGGTGGCGCGGACGCGGGCCCAGATCGTCGTCGTGGCGGTGGAGGATCGGCGCGCCGGGCTGCCGGTGGACGAGCTCCTCGCCTGCCGCACCCGGGGCGTGCAGGTCACCAACGACGTGAGCTTCGCCGAGGCCACCCTGAAGCGGCTCCCGCTCGAGCTGGTGCGCCCGTCGGCGCTGATCTTCGACGAGGGCTTCCGGGTCAGCCGCACCCGGCGGGCGGTGAAGCGGGCGCTCGACCTCGCCGCGGCGACGGCGCTGCTCGTGCTGGCCGGGCCGGCCATGGCGGCCACCGCCCTCGCCATCTGGGTCTGCGACGGGCGGCCCATCTTCTACTCCCAGGAGCGCACCGGCGCGCTCGGCCGCGGCTACCGGATCTGGAAGTTCCGCACCATGCGGCGCGACGCCGAGAAGATGGGGGCGGCCTGGGCGGCCGACCGGGACCCGCGCGTCCTCCCCATCGGGCGCTTCCTGCGCCGCAGCCGGCTCGACGAGCTGCCCCAGCTCTGGAACGTGCTCCGGGGCGAGATGAGCCTCGTCGGCCCCCGGCCGGAGCGGCCGATCTTCCTCGCCGAGCTGAAGCGGCACTACCCGCTGTTCGCCATGCGCGAGCTGGTGAAGCCCGGGCTCACCGGCTGGGCGCAGCTCCGGTACGGCTACGGCGCGAGCGTCGCCGAGATGGGGCGCAAGCTCGAGTACGACCTCTACTACATCAAGAACTGCTCGCTGTTCCTCGACCTCGTCTGCCTGTTCCACACCGCCAAGACCGTCCTCTCCGGCCGGGGGGCGCGGTGA
- a CDS encoding CpsD/CapB family tyrosine-protein kinase, whose protein sequence is MSIPAETLGIRPAVRPDAVGGVTTLAPSDSAAAEQYRALQHRLERLAARRPMRVVAITSSARGEGRTTTALNLALTAAEDGREVALVECDLRKPCLAQRLDLAPRAGLAEVALGTAELSQALCRVGGLSVLCAGEVKDPGAVLRSPRLRAVIDALRQSCGLVILDAPPALAFADAERLASAADGAVLVVRAQETPREVVRLALDTLGDRAVGIVLNRVNAGALPHGKYLYADPTAA, encoded by the coding sequence ATGTCCATTCCCGCCGAGACCCTGGGCATCCGCCCCGCCGTCCGCCCCGACGCCGTGGGCGGCGTGACCACCCTGGCGCCGTCCGACTCCGCGGCCGCCGAGCAGTACCGGGCGCTGCAGCACCGCCTGGAGCGGCTCGCGGCCCGCCGCCCGATGCGGGTGGTGGCGATCACCTCCTCCGCTCGCGGGGAGGGGCGCACCACCACCGCGCTCAACCTGGCCCTCACCGCGGCCGAGGACGGGCGCGAGGTGGCGCTCGTCGAGTGCGACCTGCGCAAGCCGTGCCTGGCGCAGCGGCTCGACCTCGCCCCGCGCGCCGGGCTCGCCGAGGTGGCGCTCGGCACGGCCGAGCTCTCGCAGGCGCTCTGCCGCGTCGGCGGCCTTTCGGTGCTCTGCGCCGGGGAGGTGAAGGACCCGGGGGCCGTGCTGCGCAGCCCGCGGCTGCGGGCGGTGATCGACGCGCTCCGGCAGAGCTGCGGGCTCGTGATCCTCGACGCGCCCCCCGCGCTCGCCTTCGCCGACGCCGAGCGGCTCGCCTCGGCCGCCGACGGCGCGGTGCTGGTGGTGCGCGCGCAGGAGACGCCGCGCGAGGTGGTCCGGCTCGCCCTCGACACGCTCGGCGACCGGGCGGTCGGCATCGTGCTCAACCGCGTCAACGCGGGGGCGCTCCCGCACGGCAAGTACCTCTACGCCGACCCGACGGCGGCGTGA
- a CDS encoding Wzz/FepE/Etk N-terminal domain-containing protein yields the protein MERTYTLQELLAALKRRRWLALAVFAGAFAAAAAIILLLPSEYRAESVVQVEPHRLAPEYFPANPATGFDDRMRTLKHGILARPVLERVLRGTDLYPKLAGDMDEAVAQLRKHVEVRLEGEVAAGPPALLFVVEVRGRDREKVAKAAGLLPRYYAEMTFQVLADQSKALHRTLSQQAADMGRQLTAEEAKLLAFKAAHAAELPESAEANMRAAARTESEIEQRLANLADAQRRRLAVLASIPEAESDTGRAQIGAEDVLRRLQTARASYGDENPEVKRLARQYQEARQRGQDEVTRYQKERIQAQLGRIDGEVAEHRAALERLRADQARFQQRLDVAPRWGAELANLSRDYEVLRAKYATTVAKAADAAAAQDLLQADGLASLFRFVQPAVAPERPAGPARLSLLLVALLGSAALGLVTAGAAELLDSSLRGPEDAADFGVPVLAAIPRIGPRKTA from the coding sequence ATGGAACGCACCTACACGCTGCAAGAGCTCCTCGCCGCGCTGAAGCGGCGGCGCTGGCTGGCGCTGGCCGTCTTCGCCGGGGCCTTCGCGGCCGCGGCCGCGATCATCCTGCTCCTGCCGAGCGAGTACCGGGCCGAGTCGGTGGTCCAGGTCGAGCCGCACCGGCTCGCGCCGGAGTACTTCCCGGCGAACCCCGCGACCGGCTTCGACGACCGGATGCGCACCCTCAAGCACGGCATCCTGGCCCGGCCGGTGCTGGAGCGGGTCCTCCGCGGAACCGACCTCTACCCGAAGCTCGCGGGCGACATGGACGAGGCGGTCGCCCAGCTCCGCAAGCACGTCGAGGTCCGGCTCGAGGGCGAGGTCGCCGCCGGCCCGCCGGCCCTGCTCTTCGTGGTCGAGGTGCGGGGCCGCGACCGGGAGAAGGTGGCCAAGGCCGCCGGGCTCCTGCCGCGCTACTACGCCGAGATGACGTTCCAGGTGCTCGCCGATCAGTCGAAGGCGCTGCACCGGACGCTCTCCCAGCAGGCCGCCGACATGGGCCGGCAGCTCACGGCCGAGGAGGCGAAGCTCCTCGCCTTCAAGGCCGCCCACGCCGCCGAGCTGCCCGAGTCGGCCGAGGCGAACATGCGCGCCGCCGCCCGGACCGAGTCGGAGATCGAGCAGCGGCTCGCCAACCTCGCCGACGCCCAGCGGCGGAGGCTCGCCGTGCTGGCGTCGATCCCGGAGGCGGAGAGCGACACCGGCCGCGCCCAGATCGGCGCCGAGGACGTGCTGCGCCGGCTCCAGACCGCCCGCGCCAGCTACGGCGACGAGAACCCCGAGGTGAAGCGGCTCGCCCGCCAGTACCAGGAGGCGAGGCAGCGCGGTCAGGACGAGGTGACGCGCTACCAGAAGGAGCGGATCCAGGCGCAGCTCGGCCGCATCGACGGCGAGGTGGCCGAGCACCGCGCCGCCCTGGAGCGGCTGCGCGCCGACCAGGCCCGGTTCCAGCAGCGGCTCGACGTCGCCCCGCGCTGGGGCGCCGAGCTCGCGAACCTCTCGCGCGACTACGAGGTCCTGCGGGCCAAGTACGCCACCACCGTCGCCAAGGCGGCCGACGCGGCCGCCGCGCAGGACCTGCTCCAGGCCGACGGGCTCGCGAGCCTGTTCCGGTTCGTCCAGCCGGCCGTCGCGCCGGAGCGCCCCGCCGGCCCGGCGCGCCTCTCGCTCCTCCTCGTGGCGCTCCTGGGCTCGGCCGCGCTCGGGCTCGTGACCGCCGGCGCGGCGGAGCTCCTCGACAGCTCGCTGCGCGGCCCCGAGGACGCGGCCGACTTCGGCGTCCCCGTCCTCGCCGCCATCCCGCGCATCGGCCCGCGCAAGACCGCCTGA
- a CDS encoding polysaccharide biosynthesis/export family protein, translating into MPAPRQEAEYRIGREDVLEIVVYHEPELTRVMPVRPDGKIAMPLAGELEAAGKTAPELKAELTRALAPYVRDAAVSVLVREVNGPKVFVMGEVNKPGGFPLRGSMSVVQAIALAGGTGEFAGNEVVLLRQSGAEGVERVKLSYRELVRGEGKPLWLSPGDVVYVP; encoded by the coding sequence GTGCCCGCGCCTCGCCAGGAGGCGGAGTACCGGATCGGGCGTGAGGACGTGCTCGAGATCGTCGTCTACCACGAGCCGGAGCTCACCCGGGTCATGCCGGTCCGGCCGGACGGCAAGATCGCCATGCCGCTCGCGGGCGAGCTGGAGGCGGCCGGCAAGACCGCGCCGGAGCTGAAGGCGGAGCTCACCCGCGCCCTCGCGCCCTACGTGCGGGACGCGGCGGTCTCGGTCCTCGTCCGCGAGGTGAACGGGCCCAAGGTCTTCGTGATGGGCGAGGTCAACAAGCCGGGCGGGTTCCCGCTGCGCGGCTCGATGTCGGTGGTGCAGGCCATCGCGCTCGCCGGGGGCACGGGCGAGTTCGCCGGCAACGAGGTGGTGCTGCTCCGGCAGTCCGGCGCCGAGGGCGTGGAGCGGGTGAAGCTGTCGTACCGGGAGCTGGTGCGGGGGGAGGGGAAGCCGCTGTGGCTCTCGCCGGGGGACGTGGTCTACGTCCCGTAG
- a CDS encoding sigma-54-dependent transcriptional regulator produces the protein MDTDCTVLVIDDDEGTRGALCEYLGLAGYRARAVGSGQEGVDALLASRDVGAVLLDLVMPGLDGFEVLRRYRAQDGRAPVVVLSALSDAEDVVKAMKCGATDYLPKPFDVNELDLVLRRALEGRAGAGHAPTAAPPRQPVEVDGGAPGQVSVSAAMDRVWGLVQRVADTDVPVLLVGESGVGKDVVARRIHAASHRAGRAFVKINCAALPGELLESELFGHEKGAFTGAHAEKPGKFELAHQGTIFLDEIGEMDPRLQAKLLQVLQDEEYYRVGGKRSIRVDARVVVATNRDLETAIESGAFREDLFYRLNVVTIRVPPLRERKEDIAPLVRHFVEKYRRRYQGGLQEVPPEVMERFLAHDWPGNVRELENLVRRLVVLKDPAMVLGELGPAPAAERTAPGAAREPGRAPPEEVPLKEVGRRAARLAEREAILRALMRTGWNKRRAAQRLQISYKALLYKIKDCEIVDPRAAASLAEDRVDQLS, from the coding sequence ATGGATACGGATTGCACCGTCCTGGTCATCGACGACGACGAGGGCACCCGCGGCGCGCTCTGCGAGTACCTCGGCCTGGCCGGGTACCGGGCCCGGGCGGTGGGCTCCGGCCAGGAGGGCGTGGACGCCCTCCTCGCGAGCCGGGACGTCGGCGCGGTGCTCCTCGATCTCGTGATGCCCGGGCTCGACGGCTTCGAGGTGCTCCGGCGCTACCGGGCGCAGGACGGCCGCGCGCCGGTGGTGGTGCTCTCGGCGCTCTCCGACGCCGAGGACGTGGTGAAGGCGATGAAGTGCGGGGCCACCGACTACCTCCCCAAGCCCTTCGACGTGAACGAGCTCGACCTCGTGCTGCGACGGGCGCTGGAGGGGCGCGCCGGCGCCGGCCACGCGCCGACCGCGGCGCCACCGCGCCAGCCGGTCGAGGTGGACGGCGGCGCGCCGGGCCAGGTCTCGGTCTCGGCGGCCATGGACCGGGTGTGGGGGCTCGTGCAGCGCGTGGCCGACACCGACGTCCCGGTGCTGCTCGTCGGCGAGAGCGGGGTCGGCAAGGACGTGGTGGCGCGCCGGATCCACGCCGCGAGCCACCGCGCCGGGCGCGCCTTCGTGAAGATCAACTGCGCCGCGCTGCCGGGCGAGCTGCTCGAGAGCGAGCTCTTCGGCCACGAGAAGGGCGCCTTCACCGGCGCCCACGCCGAGAAGCCCGGCAAGTTCGAGCTGGCGCACCAGGGCACCATCTTCCTCGACGAGATCGGCGAGATGGACCCGCGGCTCCAGGCCAAGCTCCTTCAGGTCTTGCAGGACGAGGAGTACTACCGGGTCGGCGGCAAGCGCTCCATCCGGGTGGACGCGCGCGTGGTGGTCGCCACCAACCGCGACCTCGAGACCGCCATCGAGAGCGGCGCGTTCCGCGAGGACCTGTTCTACCGGCTCAACGTGGTGACCATCCGCGTGCCGCCGCTGCGGGAGCGCAAGGAGGACATCGCCCCGCTGGTGCGCCACTTCGTCGAGAAGTACCGGCGGCGCTACCAGGGCGGGCTGCAGGAGGTGCCGCCGGAGGTGATGGAGCGGTTCCTGGCCCACGACTGGCCCGGCAACGTCCGCGAGCTCGAGAACCTGGTCCGGCGGCTCGTCGTGCTGAAGGACCCGGCCATGGTGCTGGGCGAGCTCGGCCCGGCGCCGGCGGCCGAGCGGACCGCGCCGGGCGCCGCCCGCGAGCCGGGCCGGGCGCCGCCGGAGGAGGTGCCGCTCAAGGAGGTGGGCCGCCGCGCCGCGCGGCTGGCGGAGCGCGAGGCGATCCTGCGCGCCCTCATGCGCACCGGCTGGAACAAGCGGCGGGCGGCGCAGCGGCTGCAGATCAGCTACAAGGCGCTGCTCTACAAGATCAAGGACTGCGAGATCGTCGACCCGCGGGCCGCCGCCTCGCTCGCCGAGGATCGCGTCGACCAGCTGAGCTGA
- a CDS encoding SpoIID/LytB domain-containing protein, which produces MNARPRPLLVAALTAALLSAPAPREARAAEAEPAAAPAPPVGGQDAPPAPIPPPLPPPGSILPPLGPGDDPLDLLWAHRLNFAAGGAPLVTIRLLEGQDRVEFRPRDHASLAVRGGSPLHLAAGHRFEVRVVEALPAAVVHHPLLGEVALGDRAGLERARALWASRGVKLRERLVGSVFGIAGRVIDNRRTLLLAEGDGSERWAREFAERAFAEQGVRPAILDDVVTRPSGTLEVLDEAGQRLALADQLVELEVEGDRGFVLSRVEQERGKGPGREDRAYRGRLFVTVDASGRLAAVHGVALEELLRGLVPSEMPAGSPLEALKAQAVTARSNVLAQIGTRHLTDPWVLCSEVHCQAYRGEAAQTARTDEAVRATHGEALFGRADRALVDAVYSAVCGGHGEDNDAVWGNLPSASLRGRPDLPAAEADRWRGGLRDEARLRAFLDGAPRGWCARARGISQKRYRWERRFTRAELDRLAAPLGVGPVRALEVGARGVSGRALSLRIEGERGAATVQGELKIRRLLGNLMSAMFTVGWSGGEWVFRGGGWGHGAGMCQWGAVGRAEAGQGYREILRAYYSGAEVARIY; this is translated from the coding sequence ATGAACGCCCGCCCGCGTCCGCTCCTCGTCGCCGCCCTGACCGCGGCCCTGCTGTCCGCGCCGGCGCCGCGCGAGGCCCGGGCCGCCGAGGCGGAGCCCGCCGCCGCGCCCGCGCCGCCGGTCGGGGGGCAGGACGCGCCGCCCGCGCCGATCCCTCCGCCCTTGCCGCCGCCCGGCTCGATCCTCCCGCCGCTCGGCCCGGGAGACGACCCGCTCGATCTCCTCTGGGCGCACCGGCTCAACTTCGCCGCCGGGGGGGCGCCGCTCGTCACCATCCGGCTCCTCGAGGGGCAGGACCGGGTGGAGTTCCGCCCGCGCGACCACGCCAGCCTGGCGGTGCGGGGCGGCTCCCCGCTCCACCTCGCCGCCGGCCACCGCTTCGAGGTCCGCGTGGTGGAGGCGCTGCCGGCCGCGGTGGTGCACCACCCGCTGCTCGGCGAGGTGGCGCTCGGGGACCGCGCCGGGCTCGAGCGCGCCCGGGCGCTCTGGGCGTCGCGCGGCGTGAAGCTCCGCGAGCGGCTGGTGGGCAGCGTCTTCGGCATCGCCGGGCGCGTCATCGACAACCGGCGCACGCTCCTGCTGGCCGAGGGGGACGGGAGCGAGCGCTGGGCCCGCGAGTTCGCCGAGCGGGCCTTCGCCGAGCAGGGCGTGAGGCCGGCCATCCTGGACGACGTCGTCACCCGCCCGAGCGGCACGCTCGAGGTCCTCGACGAGGCCGGGCAGCGGCTCGCGCTCGCCGACCAGCTCGTCGAGCTCGAGGTGGAGGGCGACCGCGGGTTCGTGCTCTCGCGGGTGGAGCAGGAGCGGGGCAAGGGGCCGGGCCGCGAGGACCGGGCCTACCGGGGCCGGCTCTTCGTCACCGTGGACGCGTCGGGGCGGCTCGCGGCGGTCCACGGGGTGGCGCTCGAGGAGCTGCTGCGCGGCCTCGTGCCGTCGGAGATGCCGGCCGGGTCGCCGCTCGAGGCGCTCAAGGCCCAGGCGGTGACGGCGCGCTCGAACGTGCTCGCGCAGATCGGCACCCGGCACCTCACCGATCCCTGGGTGCTCTGCAGCGAGGTGCACTGCCAGGCCTACCGCGGCGAGGCCGCCCAGACCGCCCGCACCGACGAGGCGGTGCGGGCCACCCACGGGGAGGCGCTCTTCGGGCGCGCCGACAGGGCGCTCGTGGACGCGGTCTACTCCGCCGTCTGCGGCGGGCACGGCGAGGACAACGACGCCGTCTGGGGCAACCTGCCGAGCGCCAGCCTGCGCGGCCGGCCCGACCTCCCGGCGGCCGAGGCCGATCGCTGGCGCGGCGGGCTCCGCGACGAGGCGCGGCTGCGCGCCTTCCTCGACGGCGCCCCGCGGGGCTGGTGCGCCCGGGCGCGCGGGATCTCGCAGAAGCGCTACCGCTGGGAGCGCCGCTTCACCCGCGCCGAGCTCGACCGGCTCGCGGCGCCGCTCGGGGTGGGGCCGGTCCGCGCCCTCGAGGTGGGCGCGCGCGGCGTCTCCGGCCGGGCCCTCTCGCTCCGGATCGAGGGGGAGCGCGGGGCCGCGACGGTCCAGGGGGAGCTCAAGATCCGGCGCCTCCTGGGCAACCTCATGAGCGCCATGTTCACCGTCGGCTGGAGCGGCGGGGAGTGGGTCTTCCGCGGCGGCGGCTGGGGGCACGGCGCCGGGATGTGCCAGTGGGGCGCGGTGGGGCGGGCCGAGGCCGGCCAGGGATACCGCGAGATCCTGCGGGCGTACTACTCCGGCGCCGAGGTCGCGCGGATCTACTGA